The Halichoerus grypus chromosome 9, mHalGry1.hap1.1, whole genome shotgun sequence genome has a window encoding:
- the RNF146 gene encoding E3 ubiquitin-protein ligase RNF146, with protein sequence MMAGCGEIDHSINMLPTNRKANESCANTAPSLTVPECAICLQTCVHPVSLPCKHVFCYLCVKGASWLGKRCALCRQEIPEDFLDKPTLLSPEELKAASRGNGEYAWYYEGRNGWWQYDERTSRELEDAFSKGKKSTEMLIAGFLYVADLENMVQYRRNEHGRRRKIKRDIVDIPKKGVAGLRLDCDANTVNLARESSADGADSVSAQSGASSVQPLVSSVRPLTSVDGQLTSPATPSPDASTSLEDSFAHLQLSGDSIAERSHRGEGEEDHESPSSGRLPAPDASIEETESDASSDGEDVSALVAQHSLSQQRLLVPNANQTVSDLSDRSGTDRSVAGGGTVDAGVRSRRPDGQCTVTEV encoded by the coding sequence gATGGCTGGCTGTGGTGAAATTGATCATTCAATAAACATGCTTCCTACGAACAGGAAAGCGAATGAGTCCTGTGCGAATACTGCACCTTCTCTAACTGTCCCTGAATGTGCCATTTGTCTGCAAACATGTGTTCACCCAGTCAGTCTGCCTTGTAAGCATGTTTTCTGCTATCTGTGTGTAAAGGGAGCTTCATGGCTTGGAAAGCGATGTGCCCTCTGTCGACAAGAAATTCCTGAAGATTTCCTTGACAAGCCAACCTTATTGTCACCAGAAGAACTCAAGGCTGCGAGTAGAGGAAATGGTGAATATGCATGGTATTATGAAGGAAGAAATGGGTGGTGGCAGTACGATGAGCGCACTAGTAGAGAGCTGGAAGATGCTTTTTCCAAAGGTAAAAAGAGCACTGAAATGTTAATTGCCGGGTTTCTGTATGTTGCTGATCTTGAAAATATGGTTCAGTACAGGAGAAATGAACATGGACGTCGCAGGAAGATTAAGCGGGATATAGTAGATATACCAAAGAAGGGAGTAGCTGGACTTAGGCTGGACTGTGATGCTAATACTGTAAACCTCGCGCGAGAGAGCTCTGCTGACGGAGCAGACAGTGTCTCCGCACAGAGTGGAGCTTCTTCCGTTCAGCCTCTAGTGTCTTCCGTAAGGCCCCTGACATCAGTAGATGGTCAGTTAACAAGCCCTGCGACACCATCCCCTGATGCAAGCACTTCTCTGGAAGACTCTTTTGCTCATTTGCAACTCAGTGGAGACAGCATCGCTGAAAGGAGTCAtaggggggaaggagaagaagatcaTGAGTCGCCATCTTCAGGCAGGCTACCGGCACCAGACGCGTCCATTGAAGAAACCGAATCAGACGCCAGTAGTGATGGTGAGGATGTATCTGCGCTTGTTGCACAACACTCCTTGTCCCAACAGAGACTTTTGGTTCCTAACGCAAACCAGACAGTATCTGATCTATCAGATCGATCAGGAACTGATCGATCAGTAGCAGGGGGTGGAACAGTGGATGCTGGTGTCAGATCTAGAAGGCCTGATGGACAGTGCACAGTAActgaagtttaa